The nucleotide sequence ATAGATAATGCCACCGTGAAAATGTTACCGGTTGATTTGGTGAAACTTATATTAGAATGTTCTAACTATCTAACAGGGGGAACCATGGATCCTGACATCGCGTCCGAACGGGCGGAACTGATCAAGGCGTTTTCGCACCCCACCCGCCTGCAGATTCTTGCCGAGCTGAGCCGTGGGACCCGATGCGTCACGGACATGGAGGAAATTCTCCCGGTCAGCCAGGTCAACATCTCCCAGCATCTGACGGTCCTTCGGAACGCCAGGCTGGTGGACTTCGCCCAGGAAGGCGCGGTGCGTTGCTATTACCTGAGCCGTCCCAAGCTGGTCGAGGGAATATTGACATTGCTTTCCGCGGACCATC is from Thermodesulfobacteriota bacterium and encodes:
- a CDS encoding metalloregulator ArsR/SmtB family transcription factor: MDPDIASERAELIKAFSHPTRLQILAELSRGTRCVTDMEEILPVSQVNISQHLTVLRNARLVDFAQEGAVRCYYLSRPKLVEGILTLLSADHPVLRKTREQIDREKIKSGKEKVTIRG